One genomic segment of Bradyrhizobium diazoefficiens includes these proteins:
- a CDS encoding MFS transporter, producing the protein MASEIETRVLRKITWRIVPFIMLLYFVAFIDRVNIGFASLTMNKDIGLSPAVYGFGAGIFFWGYFLFEVPSNIILHKIGARIWIARVMITWGLVSAAMAFVQGATSFYILRFLLGVAEAGFFPGIILYLSYWFPARQRAAVTALFMAAAPLSTVLGSPVSGALLEMDGLLGFKGWQWLFVLEALPAVLLGFVVLGFLTDRPEKAKWLAEDERRWLVEAMNAETTSKAATASHSIWRGLADPRVLALALIYFGTSAGLYTLGVWAPQIIKQFGLSSLQVGFLNALPATAAVVAMILWARHSDRSGERTWHVVWACLIAAAGLAYAGLAAGVVAVLVALTLVNIGISSAKPPLWSMPTLFLSGPAAAAGIASINSIGNLGGFVGPAVIGWIKDQTGSFVGGLYFVSGLLVLSAVLTLLLSRAQTAPAEPVPQSH; encoded by the coding sequence GTGGCGAGCGAGATTGAGACGCGCGTGCTGCGCAAGATCACCTGGCGCATCGTTCCCTTCATCATGCTGCTCTACTTCGTGGCCTTCATCGACCGCGTCAATATCGGCTTCGCCTCGCTGACGATGAACAAGGACATCGGCCTCTCGCCCGCGGTCTATGGCTTCGGCGCCGGCATCTTCTTCTGGGGCTATTTCCTGTTCGAGGTGCCCTCCAACATCATCCTGCACAAGATCGGCGCACGGATCTGGATCGCGCGGGTGATGATCACCTGGGGCCTTGTCTCCGCCGCGATGGCGTTCGTGCAGGGCGCGACCAGCTTCTACATCCTGCGCTTTCTGCTCGGCGTCGCCGAAGCCGGCTTTTTCCCCGGCATCATCCTCTATCTCTCCTACTGGTTCCCGGCGCGCCAGCGCGCCGCGGTGACCGCATTGTTCATGGCGGCCGCGCCGCTCTCGACCGTGCTGGGCTCGCCGGTCTCGGGCGCACTGCTGGAGATGGACGGCCTGCTCGGCTTCAAGGGCTGGCAATGGTTGTTCGTGCTCGAAGCGCTGCCCGCCGTACTGCTCGGCTTCGTCGTGCTGGGCTTTCTGACCGATCGTCCCGAGAAGGCAAAATGGCTTGCAGAGGACGAACGTCGCTGGCTGGTCGAGGCCATGAACGCAGAGACCACCAGCAAGGCCGCAACCGCGAGCCACAGCATCTGGCGCGGGCTCGCCGATCCACGCGTGCTGGCGCTGGCGCTGATCTATTTCGGCACCTCGGCCGGCCTCTACACGCTCGGCGTCTGGGCACCGCAGATCATCAAGCAGTTCGGCCTGTCCTCGCTCCAGGTCGGCTTCCTCAATGCGCTTCCGGCGACCGCCGCCGTCGTCGCCATGATCCTGTGGGCGCGGCATTCGGACCGCAGCGGCGAGCGCACCTGGCACGTCGTATGGGCCTGCCTGATCGCTGCCGCAGGTCTCGCCTATGCAGGCCTAGCGGCCGGCGTCGTCGCCGTGCTGGTCGCGCTGACGCTGGTCAACATCGGCATCTCCTCCGCAAAGCCACCGCTGTGGAGCATGCCGACGCTGTTCCTGTCCGGCCCCGCTGCTGCCGCCGGTATCGCCTCCATCAACTCGATCGGCAATCTCGGCGGCTTCGTCGGTCCTGCCGTGATCGGCTGGATCAAGGAC
- a CDS encoding LysR family transcriptional regulator has protein sequence MELHQLRCFVAAAEQLHFGHAAQQLQMLPSALGRQIRLLEDDLGTRLFARTTRAVSLTEDGTTLLRDARAILAKVEAVEKTLRNGSRAGAARRLRVGAIDSAAAGLLPPLLRDFRARHPDIAVQLLEDKTVRLLPKILTGALDLAFVRPPDRMDKRLEFRDLLQETAIVAFPQRHALAARKSIALADIAGEAMLVPDRRSRPHSHDLTIKLFEQAGLTPRIVQVADEKQTIINLVATKLGVAIVPRWTTRMAATGVRFVPLRPKQSGPVGRLPLAAAWLRGSRDPSRDAMLAVLEARLRSYAREA, from the coding sequence ATGGAATTGCATCAGTTGCGATGCTTCGTGGCGGCGGCCGAGCAATTGCATTTCGGCCATGCGGCGCAGCAGCTGCAAATGCTGCCTTCGGCGCTCGGGCGCCAGATCCGGTTGCTGGAGGACGATCTGGGCACGCGGCTGTTCGCGCGCACGACGCGCGCCGTGTCCCTTACCGAGGACGGCACCACGCTGCTCCGCGATGCCCGTGCCATCCTCGCCAAGGTCGAGGCGGTCGAGAAAACCTTGCGCAACGGCTCGCGTGCAGGCGCCGCCCGGCGGCTCCGGGTCGGCGCCATCGACAGTGCGGCAGCGGGCCTGTTGCCGCCGCTGCTGCGCGATTTCCGCGCCAGGCATCCCGACATCGCGGTGCAGCTCCTCGAGGACAAGACCGTCCGGCTGCTGCCGAAGATTTTGACCGGCGCGCTCGATCTGGCCTTCGTCCGGCCGCCTGACCGCATGGACAAGCGGCTCGAATTCCGCGATCTGCTCCAGGAGACCGCGATCGTGGCGTTCCCGCAGCGGCATGCGCTGGCCGCGCGCAAGTCGATCGCGCTGGCGGATATCGCCGGCGAAGCGATGCTGGTCCCGGATCGCCGCTCGCGGCCGCACAGCCACGACCTCACCATCAAACTGTTCGAACAGGCCGGCCTGACGCCGCGCATCGTGCAGGTCGCCGACGAGAAGCAGACCATCATCAACCTGGTGGCAACGAAGCTCGGGGTTGCCATCGTGCCGCGCTGGACCACGCGAATGGCAGCCACTGGTGTGCGCTTCGTGCCGCTGCGGCCAAAGCAGAGCGGCCCGGTCGGTCGCCTGCCACTGGCCGCCGCCTGGCTGCGCGGCTCGCGCGATCCGAGCCGTGATGCCATGCTGGCGGTGCTGGAGGCGCGCCTGCGCAGCTATGCGCGGGAGGCGTGA